A window of Longimicrobium sp. genomic DNA:
AGCTGGAGGCCTACGAGGACATCCTGGAGCCGGAAGGGATCTCGGAGATCCAGATCACGATGGACGGCCCGCCGGACGAGCACGACAAGCGGCGCATCTACGCCGACGGCAGCGGGTCGTTCCAGCGCATCGCGCACAACCTGGACCTCTGCCTGGACCGGGGCGTGGCGGTCTCGCTGCGCATGAACATCGACCGGATGAACGTCGACCAGCTTCCCGCGCTGGCGGACACCATCGTGGACCGCGGCTGGCACGAGCGGCCCGGATTCTCCGCCTACACCGCGCCCATCACCAACGCCGAGCAGTCCATCACCCTCACGCAGCTCCAGTCCCGCTACTTCAGCTCGTGGGAGCTGGACCAGGCGATCGACGAGCTGCGCGCCCGGTATCCCAACATGCGCGTCATCGGCCGGCCGGACGACGGGCTGATCGGGCGGGTGCGCAGGATGTTCGACCAGCGCTCCAACATGCCGGACCTGAAGACCTCCTTCTGCGGCGCGCACACCTCCATGTACATCTTCGACTCGTTCGGCGACATGTACGCGTGCTGGGAGCGCACCGGCGACGAGAAGGTCCGCATCGGCCGGGTGCTGGAAGGGGGGCAGCTGGAGATGAACGAGGGGCTTACGCGCATGTGGCGCACGCGCACGCCGGCCAGCAACCCCACCTGCCGCAAGTGCCGCTACGCCATGCACTGCGGGGGCGGGTGCGCGGTGCTCGCGGAGGGGCGCAACGGCAAGATCCACTCGAACTACTGCGACGGGTTCG
This region includes:
- a CDS encoding SPASM domain-containing protein, which translates into the protein MRTSSYTIYVPLPDNRDEMLLVHGYTGAYDRVSRSIADFLLNLEATRPEKPLYGEWVSDPSALSEREAAVTPDDGVLEVLKKRGYLTTMTVDEESGYLARTVKKMHQIAARRAPQYIFMPTYNCNLRCSYCFQDHMRSDPNYKHLLRTIKPEVVDRIFAAMPVLEEPHGIRPGMEVTRNIGFFGGEPLLAENRPMIEYIMVKARSMGPARFWAVSNATELEAYEDILEPEGISEIQITMDGPPDEHDKRRIYADGSGSFQRIAHNLDLCLDRGVAVSLRMNIDRMNVDQLPALADTIVDRGWHERPGFSAYTAPITNAEQSITLTQLQSRYFSSWELDQAIDELRARYPNMRVIGRPDDGLIGRVRRMFDQRSNMPDLKTSFCGAHTSMYIFDSFGDMYACWERTGDEKVRIGRVLEGGQLEMNEGLTRMWRTRTPASNPTCRKCRYAMHCGGGCAVLAEGRNGKIHSNYCDGFGDRFRASVAEAYTSFVRGDAVTIQERVCDL